One window from the genome of Labeo rohita strain BAU-BD-2019 chromosome 10, IGBB_LRoh.1.0, whole genome shotgun sequence encodes:
- the marchf5l gene encoding E3 ubiquitin-protein ligase MARCHF5, which translates to MACVDEPPEKHCWVCFATEKEDRAAEWVSPCRCKGCTKWIHQSCLQRWLDEKQKGNSGGAVSCPQCGTEYRIVFPKMGPLVYFLQQVDRALSRASPFAAAGVVVGTVYWSAVTYGAVTVMQVVGHKKGLDVMERADPLFLLMGLPTIPVMLVLGKMIRWEDYVVRLWQRHSSKLQIFSGLVPGMGRPLPRVPAEGSYGGDHLSVSRTLCGALIFPSIANLVGRLLFRRVTSNLQRTILGGIAFVVIKGVLKVYFKQQQYLIQANRHILNYPEPEGRADGTFEDDNEDSSNE; encoded by the exons ATGGCCTGTGTAGATGAACCTCCAGAGAA GCACTGCTGGGTTTGTTTTGCTACGGAGAAGGAGGATCGGGCTGCAGAATGGGTCAGCCCGTGCCGGTGTAAAGGCTGCACCAAGTGGATCCATCAGTCTTGCTTACAGCGATGGCTGGACGAAAAACAGAAAGGAAACAGCGGAGGAGCCGTCAGCTGCCCACAGTGTGGCACCGAATACCGGATAGTTTTCCCCAAAATGG GGCCTTTGGTGTACTTCCTCCAGCAGGTTGACAGAGCTCTGTCCAGGGCCAGTCCGTTTGCCGCTGCTGGAGTTGTGGTGGGCACTGTTTATTGGTCGGCCGTCACTTACGGTGCCGTCACGGTTATGCAG GTGGTGGGTCATAAGAAAGGTCTGGATGTGATGGAGCGTGCAGATCCTCTCTTCCTGCTCATGGGTTTACCCACCATCCCCGTCATGCTGGTACTGGGAAAAATGATTCGCTGGGAGGATTACGTGGTGCGGCTTTGGCAACGACACTCATCTAAGCTTCAGATCTTCAGCGGGCTTGTGCCTG GTATGGGCCGTCCTCTGCCCCGTGTCCCAGCGGAGGGCAGTTACGGAGGAGACCATCTCTCTGTATCTCGCACCCTGTGCGGCGCCCTCATCTTCCCCTCCATCGCTAATCTAGTGGGACGCCTCCTGTTCCGCAGGGTCACGTCAAACCTGCAGCGAACCATCCTG GGTGGCATTGCCTTCGTGGTGATCAAGGGAGTACTGAAAGTGTATTTCAAACAGCAGCAGTACCTCATCCAGGCCAACAGACACATCCTGAATTACCCAGAGCCCGAGGGACGAGCAGACGGCACTTTTGAGGATGACAACGAAGACAGTAGCAATGAATGA
- the npy8ar gene encoding neuropeptide Y receptor Y8a, which translates to MEASVNSDNISNTSAGLGQRTWVESNVCPPSVSGTTLLIVAYSTVIAVGLVGNTCLVFIISRQKEMRNVTNILIANLSCSDILMCVVCLPVTVIYTLMDHWILGETLCKVTPFVQCMSVTVSIFSLVLIALERHQLIIHPTGWTPAAGHSYLAVAVTWMVACFISLPFLSFNILTNAPFQNLSLPFNPFSDHVICMELWPSERNRLAYTTSLLLFQYCLPLLLILLCYLRIFLRLRRRKDMVEQATEARQRKARGAQRVNAMLVVIVVAFALCWLPLNVFNTIFDWYHQALPSCQHDVIFSACHLTAMASTCVNPVVYGFLNTNFQKELKATLQRCNCGLGVPETYESFPLSTVATDVTKVPSMQRGSLMRTEQCAHC; encoded by the coding sequence ATGGAGGCCTCTGTGAACTCGGACAACATCAGTAACACCTCAGCTGGTTTAGGCCAGAGAACATGGGTAGAGTCCAACGTGTGCCCTCCCTCTGTAAGTGGCACGACTCTTCTGATTGTAGCCTACAGCACCGTTATTGCGGTGGGATTGGTAGGCAACACTTGTCTGGTCTTCATTATCTCCAGACAGAAAGAGATGAGAAACGTCACCAACATCCTCATCGCCAACCTCTCCTGCTCTGACATCCTCATGTGTGTGGTGTGCCTACCCGTGACGGTCATCTACACGCTCATGGACCATTGGATCCTTGGCGAGACGCTGTGCAAGGTCACGCCGTTCGTGCAATGCATGTCTGTCACGGTTTCTATCTTCTCGCTGGTCCTCATCGCACTGGAGCGGCATCAACTTATCATCCACCCCACGGGCTGGACGCCTGCCGCAGGCCATTCGTACCTGGCCGTCGCAGTCACCTGGATGGTGGCCTGCTTCATTTCCCTACCTTTCCTGTCATTTAACATCCTCACTAACGCCCCGTTCCAGAACCTCAGCCTTCCGTTCAACCCGTTCAGCGACCATGTGATTTGCATGGAGCTCTGGCCGTCTGAACGCAACCGTTTAGCGTACACCACCTCGCTTCTGTTATTCCAATATTGCCTCCCCCTGCTTCTCATTCTGCTCTGCTACTTGCGCATATTCCTGCGTCTACGCAGACGGAAGGACATGGTGGAGCAAGCCACCGAGGCCAGGCAGAGGAAGGCGCGGGGCGCTCAGCGTGTCAACGCCATGTTGGTCGTAATCGTGGTCGCTTTCGCTCTCTGCTGGCTCCCGCTCAATGTCTTCAACACCATCTTTGACTGGTACCACCAGGCACTTCCTTCGTGCCAGCACGACGTCATCTTCTCGGCCTGCCACCTCACGGCAATGGCGTCCACCTGTGTGAACCCGGTGGTGTACGGCTTCCTCAACACCAACTTCCAGAAGGAGCTGAAGGCGACGCTTCAGCGGTGCAATTGTGGCTTGGGCGTTCCGGAGACCTACGAGAGCTTCCCGCTCTCGACGGTGGCCACCGACGTCACCAAGGTGCCGTCCATGCAGCGGGGCTCTCTGATGAGAACGGAACAGTGCGCTCACTGCTGA